The proteins below are encoded in one region of Fibrella aestuarina BUZ 2:
- a CDS encoding porin family protein — MRIHQVVIYALSVCLPLGTLAQTTPGDSLPVAPSAQPGITIPLQASAAVPETDPSPKQARPERKGQYAPGGYGPSALLYTGHFGVKAGAQLTSAPITGVSPSIEKRDLDIHLGVLYRYRFSKFVIQPELLYQIKGGNYQRLQIGSSNRATIENNFNYISLPIMLGYIPVEGLTIQAGPEFSWRIETTNGPQSSRDAGIALGVHYDFLDMLDKFSLNIRYVYGLTKIPETVNSTLQNRAFQVGVVYNFYKK, encoded by the coding sequence ATGCGTATCCATCAAGTAGTTATTTATGCGTTGAGTGTGTGCCTGCCGCTAGGTACGTTGGCGCAGACCACGCCTGGCGACTCACTCCCCGTCGCCCCGTCCGCGCAACCCGGTATCACCATTCCGCTCCAGGCTTCTGCCGCTGTTCCTGAAACCGACCCCAGCCCCAAGCAGGCCCGGCCCGAACGAAAAGGGCAATACGCACCCGGCGGCTATGGCCCTAGTGCGCTGCTCTACACTGGTCATTTTGGCGTGAAAGCCGGTGCACAACTCACCAGCGCGCCCATCACGGGCGTATCGCCGAGCATCGAAAAGCGGGATCTGGACATTCACCTTGGGGTGCTGTATCGGTACCGGTTCAGCAAGTTTGTGATTCAGCCCGAACTGCTTTACCAGATCAAAGGCGGTAACTACCAGCGCCTGCAAATCGGGTCGTCTAACCGGGCAACGATCGAGAACAATTTTAACTACATAAGCCTGCCCATCATGCTCGGGTACATCCCCGTCGAAGGGCTGACAATTCAGGCCGGGCCCGAATTCAGCTGGCGCATCGAAACGACCAACGGGCCGCAGAGTAGCCGCGACGCGGGCATTGCGCTTGGGGTTCACTACGATTTCCTCGACATGCTCGATAAGTTCAGCCTGAATATTCGCTACGTCTACGGGCTGACTAAAATCCCCGAAACCGTTAACAGTACCCTTCAGAACCGCGCTTTCCAGGTAGGGGTGGTGTATAACTTTTACAAAAAATGA
- a CDS encoding MgtC/SapB family protein, protein MNFYLEDLYRLLLALAAGGLIGAEREYRSKATGFRTMIMICVGATLFTMLSTRLGGDRIAANIVNGIGFLGAGIIYKEESRVKGLTTAATVWAVSALGMSIGSGHYDIALAGFGIIMGSLLLLARLSYTITRLNQTREYKVVTTYQNKTLNKYEQAFIDCGLSPRRGPQQRIGTQMIGRWKVSGPEKAHEKCIKRMLNDPDVKEFVF, encoded by the coding sequence ATGAATTTTTACCTGGAAGATCTCTATCGTTTGTTGCTCGCCCTCGCCGCAGGGGGGCTGATCGGTGCCGAGCGCGAGTACCGCTCGAAAGCCACGGGTTTCCGCACCATGATCATGATCTGCGTGGGTGCCACGCTGTTTACCATGCTCTCTACGCGGCTCGGGGGCGACCGCATTGCGGCCAACATCGTGAATGGCATCGGCTTTCTGGGCGCGGGCATCATCTACAAAGAAGAAAGCCGCGTGAAAGGCCTTACTACGGCCGCCACCGTCTGGGCGGTATCGGCCCTCGGCATGAGTATCGGCTCCGGCCATTACGACATTGCGCTGGCTGGCTTCGGCATCATCATGGGGTCGTTGCTGCTGCTGGCCAGGTTGTCGTACACCATCACGCGCCTTAACCAGACCCGCGAATACAAAGTCGTAACGACCTACCAGAACAAGACGCTGAACAAATACGAGCAGGCGTTTATTGATTGCGGGCTGTCGCCACGCCGGGGCCCTCAACAGCGTATTGGTACGCAGATGATCGGGCGCTGGAAGGTGTCGGGCCCCGAAAAAGCGCATGAAAAATGCATCAAGCGCATGCTCAATGACCCCGACGTGAAAGAGTTCGTGTTTTAA
- a CDS encoding NADH-quinone oxidoreductase subunit A, with protein sequence MLSDFGIMLLFILTAFAFIVGILLFGKLLRPDHPNEEKLTTYESGEEPVGNAGIQFNPRFYVVALVFVLFDVELVFLFPWATVFAQPTLIAETDGLWGWFTLTEVVLFVVILAVGLAYAWAKGYLDWEKPQPQIPTVASNVPSQLYEQINQKYSGRKP encoded by the coding sequence ATGCTTTCCGACTTTGGTATCATGCTGCTGTTCATTCTGACCGCGTTCGCGTTCATTGTGGGCATATTGCTGTTCGGGAAGCTGCTCCGCCCCGACCACCCCAACGAGGAGAAACTGACCACCTACGAGTCGGGCGAAGAGCCGGTCGGCAACGCGGGTATTCAGTTTAATCCGCGTTTCTACGTAGTGGCGCTGGTGTTTGTGCTGTTCGATGTCGAATTGGTTTTCCTGTTTCCGTGGGCGACCGTTTTCGCGCAGCCTACCCTCATTGCCGAGACCGACGGCCTGTGGGGCTGGTTCACGCTCACTGAAGTTGTGTTGTTCGTCGTGATTCTGGCCGTTGGACTAGCCTACGCCTGGGCGAAAGGCTATCTGGATTGGGAAAAACCCCAGCCGCAGATCCCGACCGTTGCGAGCAACGTACCCAGCCAACTCTACGAGCAGATCAACCAGAAGTACAGCGGACGAAAGCCTTGA